A section of the Pedobacter sp. HDW13 genome encodes:
- a CDS encoding RsiV family protein — protein MKYLLPLCLFGLLIVSACNNAKNSTANNESTDSTKTTETALPENFYKRLKGTIAGKPVVMNLQKVNGDYDGNYYYDGSWLNLASDTLIGKDSVVLRENSFYDYYFDQNGKQPHLSLKWTGNGFKGTWQSGDKTKTHQILLTEEYPEGSYEFTAGIYQDSAKAFANKTKSPSAQISFEYLQPKKQDEQASWLNTELKRISGIKNNVDREIGFKAIAEAYFKDYKSEVADQQKNGRTDDFEAWMNYTNNSQQSINYNRNGYIVIDFLADSYTGGAHGNYSSTMYCLDVQNKKQMILSDLIKIDSNTLQRILEKNFRKEYNVKAADALNTVLFDNYLKPNKNFYFNSSGLAFMYNPYEVASYAQGQIVVFIPFTELKPYLLPAFAARMGLK, from the coding sequence ATGAAATATCTTCTTCCCCTTTGCCTTTTCGGATTGCTGATTGTATCAGCCTGTAACAATGCTAAAAACAGCACAGCAAATAACGAAAGTACCGACAGTACTAAAACAACCGAAACCGCTTTACCCGAAAACTTTTACAAACGTTTAAAAGGTACCATTGCCGGTAAACCGGTAGTAATGAACCTGCAAAAGGTAAACGGAGATTATGATGGAAACTATTATTACGACGGTTCGTGGTTAAATTTGGCAAGCGATACCTTAATTGGTAAGGATAGCGTAGTGCTACGTGAGAACAGCTTTTACGATTATTATTTCGATCAGAATGGCAAACAACCACACCTTTCGTTAAAATGGACTGGCAACGGATTTAAGGGCACCTGGCAAAGTGGTGATAAAACCAAAACGCACCAGATTTTACTTACAGAAGAGTATCCTGAAGGCAGCTACGAATTTACAGCAGGCATTTACCAGGACTCGGCGAAGGCTTTTGCCAATAAAACAAAATCGCCTTCAGCACAGATCAGTTTTGAATATCTACAGCCTAAAAAACAAGATGAGCAGGCTAGTTGGCTTAATACCGAACTAAAACGCATATCAGGAATTAAAAATAATGTAGATCGCGAGATTGGTTTTAAAGCCATAGCCGAGGCTTACTTTAAGGATTACAAAAGCGAAGTAGCCGATCAGCAAAAAAATGGCAGAACCGACGATTTTGAGGCCTGGATGAACTACACCAATAATAGCCAACAAAGCATAAATTACAATAGAAACGGTTATATAGTTATCGATTTTTTAGCAGATAGCTATACCGGAGGGGCACACGGCAATTACAGCAGTACCATGTATTGCTTGGATGTCCAAAACAAAAAACAAATGATTTTGAGCGATTTAATCAAAATTGACTCAAATACCTTACAGCGCATTTTAGAGAAAAACTTCAGAAAAGAATATAACGTTAAAGCAGCCGACGCTTTAAACACGGTTTTGTTCGATAATTATTTAAAGCCGAACAAGAACTTTTACTTCAATAGCAGCGGCCTTGCTTTTATGTACAACCCTTACGAAGTGGCCAGCTACGCACAGGGACAGATTGTGGTGTTTATTCCCTTTACAGAACTAAAACCTTACCTGTTGCCTGCTTTTGCAGCAAGAATGGGTTTGAAATAA
- a CDS encoding RNA polymerase sigma factor, with product MVKKILSFEEILKGCVKNDNGCKEMMYKSFYGYLMGIILRYTKNPSDSEELVNDTFIKIFKHVGTFKPPKNPEELQRSFKGWIAQIASRTAIDKLRSSKIQFYVDDLAEHEHPVTHVSVASELHVNDILNLLNHLPDTQRLVFNLYEIEGFAHDEISKMLNIPRVRAVFI from the coding sequence GTGGTAAAAAAAATACTCAGTTTTGAGGAAATTTTAAAAGGCTGTGTAAAAAACGACAATGGCTGTAAAGAAATGATGTATAAATCATTTTATGGCTATTTAATGGGCATTATTTTAAGGTACACCAAGAACCCTTCGGACAGTGAAGAGCTTGTAAATGACACGTTTATCAAAATTTTCAAGCATGTAGGCACTTTCAAACCACCTAAAAACCCCGAAGAATTACAGCGTTCGTTTAAAGGCTGGATTGCGCAGATTGCTTCGCGTACAGCTATAGATAAATTACGGAGTTCGAAAATTCAGTTTTATGTTGATGATCTGGCAGAACACGAACATCCGGTTACCCATGTTTCAGTAGCCTCCGAACTTCATGTTAATGATATTTTGAACTTACTAAATCACTTACCAGATACGCAGAGACTGGTATTTAACTTATATGAAATTGAAGGTTTTGCACACGATGAGATATCGAAAATGCTAAATATCCCGAGAGTTCGAGCCGTGTTTATTTAA
- a CDS encoding polysaccharide deacetylase family protein — MKNFLLYSAISSLLFASCQPSNAAKEKPAAKTATETAKIDSANTKPAGAKTILARREVPVLCYHQIRNTTASDSKRAHDDIIAPDKFREHMKMLADSGYHSILPDQLYAYLVYGTKLPEKPIMITFDDTDEDQFTVGATTLKKHGFKGVYFIMTVSIGRKGRINYMTKEQIKQLADEGNTIASHTYDHKNFAQFTDEDWKTQIDEPTKKLEEITGKKVEYFAYPYGVYKAANLHKLKEHGFKAAFILSTARDENYPLYTIRRIIDPGRYTAKNLYYSINKSFNKTKP, encoded by the coding sequence ATGAAAAACTTTCTGCTCTACAGTGCTATTTCGTCACTGTTATTCGCTTCATGTCAGCCCTCAAATGCAGCAAAGGAAAAACCTGCTGCAAAAACGGCTACAGAAACAGCAAAAATTGATTCGGCCAATACCAAACCTGCAGGCGCTAAGACGATACTGGCGCGCAGGGAAGTTCCGGTTTTGTGCTATCACCAAATTAGAAATACAACTGCCAGCGATAGCAAAAGGGCGCACGATGATATCATTGCGCCCGATAAATTCAGGGAGCACATGAAAATGCTGGCAGATAGCGGTTATCATTCTATTTTGCCCGATCAGCTTTACGCTTACCTGGTGTATGGAACCAAACTACCGGAGAAACCCATCATGATCACGTTTGATGATACCGATGAAGATCAATTTACCGTTGGCGCTACTACTTTGAAAAAACACGGTTTTAAGGGGGTTTATTTTATCATGACGGTATCGATTGGTAGAAAAGGCCGCATCAATTACATGACTAAAGAGCAGATTAAACAGCTTGCCGACGAAGGAAATACCATTGCCAGTCATACTTACGATCATAAAAACTTTGCCCAGTTTACTGATGAAGACTGGAAAACCCAGATTGATGAACCGACTAAAAAACTGGAAGAAATTACTGGTAAAAAAGTGGAATATTTCGCCTATCCATATGGTGTATACAAAGCGGCAAACCTTCATAAACTGAAGGAACATGGTTTTAAGGCTGCCTTTATTTTATCGACTGCACGCGATGAAAACTATCCGCTGTACACAATCAGACGTATCATTGACCCGGGAAGATATACCGCCAAAAACCTTTATTACAGCATTAACAAGAGCTTTAATAAAACAAAACCCTAG
- a CDS encoding peptidylprolyl isomerase, which translates to MNISPNSVVALTYELHTTNEEGQQVFVEKADEQNPLVFLYGVGMMLPKFEEHLTGLKTGDEYAFELSAEDGYGTIDPGAFADLPKTMFTEAGGELPNVGDVIPLQDNNGNQFRAGVTAVHEDTISVDLNHPMAGKNLVFNGVILNVREATQDELAHGHAHGADGHSGH; encoded by the coding sequence ATGAATATTTCACCAAACTCAGTAGTCGCATTAACTTACGAATTGCATACTACTAACGAAGAAGGACAACAGGTTTTTGTAGAAAAAGCCGATGAGCAAAATCCTTTAGTATTTTTATATGGCGTAGGCATGATGTTGCCTAAATTTGAAGAGCATTTAACTGGCTTAAAAACTGGTGATGAATATGCTTTCGAATTATCTGCTGAAGATGGTTACGGTACAATTGATCCAGGTGCTTTTGCAGATTTGCCAAAAACCATGTTCACAGAAGCTGGTGGCGAATTGCCAAATGTTGGTGATGTGATTCCTTTGCAGGATAACAACGGTAACCAGTTCAGAGCAGGTGTTACTGCTGTACACGAAGATACCATTTCTGTAGACTTAAACCACCCAATGGCAGGTAAAAACCTGGTATTTAACGGTGTGATTTTAAACGTACGCGAAGCTACTCAGGATGAGTTGGCACATGGTCATGCACATGGTGCTGATGGTCATTCAGGTCACTAA
- a CDS encoding Uma2 family endonuclease, giving the protein MHFTFEERLEIIKGHVFRMSPAASRLNQKNLGRIYNPIYNTLKGHQCEVYTAPFDIRLAKKTHENNEVITVVQPDIVVICDQEKLDKQGCIGAPDIVVEILSPGNNKKELVNKYEVYEEAGVKEYWIVSTSDKTFFRYILDEEGKFKPTKLLTSGEKVTTSILPGFTLILEEVFED; this is encoded by the coding sequence TTGCATTTTACTTTTGAAGAACGTTTGGAAATTATTAAAGGACATGTTTTCAGAATGAGTCCCGCTGCTTCGCGTTTAAACCAAAAAAATTTAGGAAGGATATATAATCCGATCTACAATACATTAAAAGGTCACCAATGTGAAGTTTACACTGCACCTTTTGATATACGATTAGCTAAGAAAACACATGAGAACAATGAAGTTATCACAGTTGTTCAGCCAGATATTGTTGTAATTTGTGATCAGGAAAAGCTGGATAAGCAAGGTTGTATAGGTGCACCCGATATTGTAGTAGAAATTTTATCGCCAGGCAATAATAAAAAGGAACTAGTTAACAAATATGAAGTTTACGAAGAAGCCGGTGTTAAAGAATATTGGATTGTAAGCACTTCTGATAAAACATTCTTCAGGTATATTCTTGATGAAGAAGGAAAATTTAAACCTACCAAACTACTAACTAGTGGTGAGAAAGTAACCACCAGCATTTTACCAGGCTTCACACTTATACTGGAAGAGGTTTTCGAGGATTAA
- a CDS encoding 3-oxoacyl-ACP synthase: MEQARQASNDDTKSSAGDKYETTREMMQQEMDRNSKLLYEAGQQKIALQQLENVESIKVVKNGSIVLTSEGNFYISISAGELNVDGQKFFAVSQASPIGKALIGKAKNEGFKFNGKEYLVKEIL, translated from the coding sequence ATGGAGCAGGCACGCCAGGCTTCGAACGATGACACCAAGAGTAGTGCTGGTGATAAATACGAAACTACACGCGAAATGATGCAGCAAGAAATGGATCGTAACAGTAAATTGTTGTACGAAGCGGGGCAACAGAAAATAGCCTTGCAACAGCTTGAAAATGTAGAATCCATTAAGGTGGTAAAAAATGGTAGCATAGTTTTAACCTCTGAGGGTAATTTTTACATCAGCATTAGTGCGGGTGAACTAAATGTAGATGGACAGAAATTCTTCGCGGTATCGCAAGCTTCGCCTATTGGTAAAGCGTTGATTGGTAAAGCTAAAAATGAGGGCTTTAAGTTTAATGGGAAAGAATACCTGGTAAAAGAAATACTTTAA
- a CDS encoding DUF1801 domain-containing protein: MLTVCYLAPLRFPFDPDMLNPLDQYFEQKDEPVKSCLQYLRLLLIGYAGITEHWKYGMPFYYHKGKMFCYLWIHKKLHQPYIGLVDGKRIEHEDLLQEKRARMKILLINHLDDIPKAKIESILEQAFAFRK; the protein is encoded by the coding sequence TTGCTTACAGTTTGTTATCTTGCACCTTTACGTTTTCCATTTGATCCTGATATGCTAAATCCACTCGATCAATATTTCGAACAAAAAGATGAACCTGTTAAAAGCTGCCTGCAGTATTTAAGGTTGCTTTTAATTGGTTATGCCGGTATTACCGAGCATTGGAAATACGGCATGCCTTTCTATTATCATAAAGGAAAAATGTTCTGCTATCTTTGGATACACAAAAAACTCCATCAGCCTTATATTGGTTTGGTAGATGGAAAGCGCATTGAACACGAAGATTTATTACAGGAAAAAAGAGCCCGAATGAAGATTTTATTAATCAACCACCTGGATGATATTCCCAAAGCGAAGATCGAATCCATTTTGGAACAGGCTTTTGCATTTCGAAAGTAA
- a CDS encoding DUF4397 domain-containing protein: protein MKTNLKNFGITTKIIFSLLAITLTITACKKDFNNDPIEAAGIGFVHASPGTAALDFILDNQKINSFTYTKDLGYYAAYPGTRLVGVAKKDSLKYLTTATATLKSGSFYSVFVVDTLKSTKLLVLEDDLKAPETDKAKVRFVNLSPGSSPFDLAVSGTDAPLFTAKAFKEFTTFTNIAPNDSYTFQLKQGGTVKATLPAVKIEKGKIYTIWAKGLSSKTDSTGVGLSVMTNK, encoded by the coding sequence ATGAAAACTAATTTGAAAAACTTCGGTATCACTACTAAAATTATTTTCTCTCTCCTAGCAATTACATTAACTATAACTGCCTGTAAAAAAGATTTTAACAACGATCCGATCGAAGCTGCCGGTATTGGCTTCGTACACGCATCGCCAGGAACAGCAGCCTTAGATTTTATTCTGGACAACCAAAAAATAAACAGCTTTACCTATACCAAAGATTTAGGCTACTATGCTGCTTATCCAGGTACAAGATTGGTTGGAGTAGCTAAAAAAGATTCATTAAAATATTTAACTACAGCTACAGCAACCTTAAAATCAGGATCCTTTTATTCTGTTTTCGTGGTTGACACTTTAAAATCGACCAAACTTTTGGTTTTGGAAGATGATTTAAAAGCACCTGAAACCGACAAAGCTAAAGTTCGTTTTGTAAACTTAAGCCCGGGTTCGAGCCCTTTTGATTTGGCTGTTTCAGGTACTGATGCACCATTATTTACAGCTAAAGCATTTAAAGAATTTACAACCTTTACCAACATTGCACCTAACGACAGCTACACTTTCCAGCTTAAACAAGGTGGAACAGTTAAAGCTACTTTACCTGCTGTAAAAATTGAAAAAGGAAAAATTTATACTATCTGGGCTAAAGGGTTATCATCTAAAACCGATAGTACAGGAGTTGGTTTGTCGGTTATGACAAACAAATAA
- a CDS encoding nitroreductase — protein MSTTYEIVSKVIKERRSIFPASYIKKEIPVELINQILETANYAPTHKLTEPWRFVVIRKAGLAKLGEELGRLYKALVTPQQFLQKKYDSFAEKTSQADCIIAINMQVSGKIPEWEELAAVACAVQNMAITAESLKVGAYWSSPPLIDDLGDFLKLKENEKCIGLFYMGYHNEKPWEPNRGPIAEKVSWIEE, from the coding sequence ATGAGTACTACTTACGAAATTGTATCAAAAGTTATAAAAGAACGCCGCAGTATTTTTCCAGCGAGTTATATTAAGAAAGAGATTCCTGTTGAATTGATTAACCAGATTTTAGAAACCGCTAATTATGCGCCAACACATAAATTAACGGAACCCTGGCGTTTTGTGGTGATCAGAAAGGCTGGCTTAGCTAAATTGGGAGAAGAATTAGGTCGTTTGTATAAAGCTTTGGTGACTCCACAACAGTTTTTGCAGAAGAAATACGATAGTTTTGCCGAAAAAACGAGTCAGGCAGATTGTATTATTGCCATTAATATGCAGGTAAGCGGTAAAATACCAGAGTGGGAAGAATTGGCAGCCGTGGCTTGTGCCGTACAAAACATGGCGATTACAGCTGAGAGTTTAAAAGTTGGCGCTTACTGGAGTTCACCACCACTGATTGATGATTTGGGCGATTTCTTAAAACTGAAAGAAAACGAAAAATGCATCGGACTGTTTTACATGGGCTACCACAACGAAAAACCATGGGAGCCGAACCGTGGACCGATTGCCGAAAAGGTGAGCTGGATTGAAGAGTAG
- a CDS encoding polysaccharide deacetylase family protein: MKYSLLTLLTAGAILFASCQSKSQTESSTGKDSTVKTAQATENAGAAAVDVSKIKVADAKTILARKQVPILCYHQVRNWKPTDGKVGKDYIVEIQNFKDQMKMLADSGYHTILPDQLYAYLNTGAALPSKPIMLTFDDTDLDQFTIVRPTLDKLGYKAVYFIMTVSIGKKGKFVDYMSKEQIKQLSDEGNVIGSHTYDHKNFKKYAGKDWEEQLDKPTKKLEEITGKKMTEFAYPFGLWNAEGIPELKKRGFRMAYQLSTKRDEKDPLFTIRRIIASGYWSPKTLSNSIKNSF; encoded by the coding sequence ATGAAATACAGCTTACTAACGTTATTAACAGCAGGTGCAATCCTATTCGCCAGCTGCCAATCTAAATCACAAACAGAAAGTTCAACAGGAAAAGATTCGACTGTAAAAACTGCTCAGGCAACTGAAAATGCAGGAGCCGCTGCAGTCGATGTTTCTAAAATAAAAGTGGCTGATGCGAAAACCATTTTAGCCAGAAAACAAGTGCCTATTTTATGCTACCACCAGGTTAGAAACTGGAAACCAACCGATGGAAAAGTGGGTAAAGACTATATTGTAGAGATCCAGAATTTTAAAGATCAGATGAAAATGCTGGCAGATAGCGGCTATCATACCATCCTGCCCGATCAGCTTTATGCTTACCTGAACACCGGCGCAGCCCTGCCAAGCAAACCCATCATGTTAACTTTTGATGATACCGATCTGGATCAGTTTACCATTGTTCGTCCTACTTTAGATAAGTTAGGCTATAAAGCGGTTTATTTTATTATGACGGTTTCAATCGGCAAAAAAGGCAAATTTGTTGATTACATGTCTAAAGAGCAGATTAAACAGCTTTCTGATGAAGGAAATGTAATTGGCAGCCACACTTACGACCATAAAAACTTTAAAAAATATGCTGGTAAAGACTGGGAAGAGCAACTGGATAAACCAACAAAAAAACTGGAAGAAATTACAGGCAAAAAAATGACTGAGTTTGCTTACCCTTTTGGCTTATGGAATGCAGAAGGTATTCCTGAACTGAAAAAACGTGGTTTCAGAATGGCTTACCAACTTTCAACCAAACGCGATGAAAAAGACCCATTGTTTACCATCCGTCGTATTATTGCAAGTGGTTACTGGTCGCCAAAAACATTAAGCAACAGTATTAAGAACAGCTTTTAA
- a CDS encoding ABC-F family ATP-binding cassette domain-containing protein: MISVSNLSLRYGKRTLFEDVNLKFTQGNCYGVIGANGAGKSTFLKILSGEVSQTSGSVAFTPGERMAVLKQNHYEFDEFSVLETVMIGHKELYAIMKEKDAIYMKEDFTEKDGERAGELENLFAEMDGWNMESNAATMLSNLGITEDNHYKLLKELDNTQKVRVLLAQALFGNPDILLLDEPTNDLDIETIAWLENFLADYQNIVLVVSHDRHFLDAVCTHIVDIDFAKMSIYTGNYTFWYESSQLALKQRSDQNKKMEDKVKELQEFIRRFSANASKSKQATSRKKALDKIDITEIKASSRKYPAIIFNNTGREAGDQILQVENLGKTGNDGVLFDKITFMVNKGDKIAILSQNSLATAAFYDVLTGRDAKHKGEFKWGVTISTADIPNDNSEYFAGKDENLVDWLREYSGTDADEQFVRSFLGRMLFSGEEVLKNVKVLSGGEKMRCMFSRMMLQQANLLMFDEPTNHLDLESIEALNNGMKDFKGAILFTSRDHQLTETVANRIIEITPKGTIDKLMTYDEYINNADVAKLREEMYS; the protein is encoded by the coding sequence ATGATTTCAGTTTCTAATTTATCGTTACGATACGGCAAACGCACATTATTTGAGGATGTTAACTTAAAATTTACCCAGGGCAACTGCTATGGGGTAATTGGGGCTAACGGCGCAGGTAAATCTACTTTTCTAAAAATTTTATCAGGAGAAGTTAGCCAAACTTCGGGCAGTGTTGCTTTTACTCCGGGCGAAAGAATGGCGGTTTTAAAACAGAACCACTACGAATTTGACGAGTTTTCGGTATTAGAAACAGTTATGATCGGTCATAAAGAGCTTTATGCCATTATGAAAGAGAAAGATGCCATTTACATGAAAGAAGATTTTACCGAGAAGGATGGCGAACGTGCCGGAGAGCTGGAAAATCTTTTTGCTGAAATGGATGGCTGGAACATGGAAAGTAACGCTGCAACCATGTTGAGTAACTTAGGCATAACTGAAGATAACCATTATAAATTATTAAAAGAGCTCGATAACACACAAAAAGTACGTGTATTATTGGCCCAGGCCTTGTTTGGTAACCCCGATATCTTATTACTGGATGAGCCAACCAACGATTTGGACATTGAAACCATTGCCTGGTTAGAGAACTTTTTAGCCGATTACCAGAATATTGTATTGGTTGTATCGCACGACAGGCACTTTTTAGATGCTGTTTGTACGCATATTGTAGATATCGATTTTGCTAAAATGAGCATCTACACCGGTAACTATACCTTCTGGTACGAATCTAGTCAGCTGGCGTTAAAACAACGTAGCGACCAGAACAAGAAAATGGAAGATAAAGTGAAGGAGTTGCAGGAATTTATCCGCAGGTTTAGTGCAAATGCTTCGAAATCAAAGCAGGCTACTTCGCGTAAAAAGGCTTTAGATAAGATTGATATTACCGAAATTAAGGCATCGAGCCGTAAATATCCGGCCATTATATTCAACAATACCGGCCGTGAGGCTGGTGACCAGATTTTACAGGTTGAAAACTTAGGTAAAACCGGAAATGACGGTGTATTGTTCGACAAAATCACTTTCATGGTAAATAAAGGCGATAAGATTGCCATTTTATCACAAAACAGTTTGGCTACCGCAGCGTTTTACGATGTATTAACCGGTCGCGATGCAAAACATAAAGGTGAATTTAAATGGGGTGTTACCATCAGTACTGCCGATATCCCGAACGATAACTCTGAGTATTTTGCCGGAAAAGACGAAAACCTTGTAGATTGGTTACGCGAATACTCTGGAACTGATGCCGATGAGCAATTTGTACGTAGCTTTTTAGGCCGTATGTTATTCTCAGGCGAGGAAGTATTGAAAAACGTTAAGGTATTATCAGGAGGAGAGAAAATGCGTTGTATGTTCTCGAGAATGATGTTACAACAAGCTAACTTACTAATGTTTGATGAGCCAACCAACCACCTTGACTTAGAATCGATTGAAGCATTAAACAACGGTATGAAAGATTTTAAAGGTGCGATATTGTTTACTTCGCGAGATCACCAGTTAACCGAAACTGTTGCCAACCGGATTATAGAAATTACGCCAAAAGGTACTATTGATAAGTTAATGACTTACGATGAGTACATTAACAATGCAGATGTTGCCAAACTACGCGAAGAAATGTATTCGTAA
- a CDS encoding DPP IV N-terminal domain-containing protein produces the protein MNKLYKLLVCAQFLSLTVVAQTKTFTITENIQSQPKANYQLASRFSPNKLKKMVYSTAVDPHWLKLSNRFWYTFESPKGKFWYLVDPAAKSKKTMFDNAKLAADITLIVRDPFDAEHLPLENLKFAPDEKSISFEIKSTVDELKKDRKDKKAADSMQKKIYSFKYELVSAKLTEIPNFSKPKPKPSWGSVAPDSSAIIFSRNYNLYWMDKENYKKAVKNEEDSTIVEHQLTKDGVKFYSYGSDGDGENNVENEKNNKKRRGAYVLWSPNSKYFVLDRTDSRKVKDLWVINSVTAGRPTLETYKYQMPGEAEAPQDEVLLFDFNAKTYKKLSVAAFKDQSISVWSKPVLNKDRDNEFRPSVWLGNDSHFYFSRTSRDLKRIDIGTVDIATGKVTPIIDERFNTYVEVNRPGLVNDGKELIHWSERDGWAHFYLFDENGKLKNQITKGAFHCESIVNIDEKKRVLYFTANGREGKEDPYYLHLYSINFDGSNMKLLNAGDFDHASNMNDNNSFFVDNYSRVNTAPKSTLYDGSGKKVMELETTDISLLVAAGYKFPEPFKVKADDGITDLYGVMYKPFDFDPNKKYPIIEYVYPGPQTEAVNKAFSKSMDRTERLAQFGYIVITVGNRGGNPSRSKWYHTYGYGNLRDYGLADKKTAVEQLASKYAFIDDTRVGITGHSGGGFMSTAAMLVYPDFFKAAVSNAGNHDNSIYNRWWSEKHHGVKETISLKGDTSFKYSIDKNPDLAKNLKGHLLLMHGDVDNNVHPANSIRVANALMKAGKRFDFLLIPGQRHAFGDMTEYAFWKLADHFNKYLIGDFSTPSDVDLVEMDRDIEQNGK, from the coding sequence ATGAATAAACTTTATAAACTACTTGTTTGCGCGCAGTTTTTGTCGTTAACTGTTGTTGCACAAACCAAAACATTTACCATTACTGAGAATATTCAGTCACAACCTAAGGCAAATTATCAGCTTGCATCACGTTTTTCGCCAAATAAACTCAAAAAAATGGTGTATTCTACTGCTGTAGACCCACATTGGTTAAAATTGAGCAATCGTTTTTGGTACACTTTCGAAAGCCCGAAAGGCAAATTCTGGTACCTGGTTGATCCGGCTGCCAAAAGCAAAAAAACAATGTTCGACAATGCTAAACTGGCTGCAGATATTACCTTGATTGTACGCGATCCTTTCGATGCCGAGCATTTGCCTTTAGAAAACCTGAAATTTGCTCCTGATGAAAAGAGTATATCTTTCGAAATTAAAAGTACAGTTGATGAGCTGAAAAAAGACCGGAAGGATAAAAAAGCAGCCGATTCGATGCAAAAGAAAATCTATTCTTTTAAATATGAGCTGGTATCGGCAAAACTTACTGAAATCCCAAATTTTAGTAAGCCAAAACCAAAACCATCATGGGGTTCTGTAGCGCCCGATTCATCGGCTATTATCTTTTCACGCAATTATAACCTGTATTGGATGGATAAAGAAAACTACAAAAAGGCCGTTAAAAACGAAGAAGACAGCACTATTGTAGAACACCAGTTAACTAAAGATGGTGTTAAGTTTTATTCGTACGGAAGTGACGGAGATGGCGAAAATAATGTAGAGAACGAAAAAAACAATAAGAAACGCCGCGGTGCTTATGTACTTTGGTCGCCTAATTCGAAGTATTTTGTGTTAGATCGTACCGATTCGCGCAAGGTGAAAGACCTTTGGGTAATCAATAGTGTTACTGCCGGTCGGCCAACTTTAGAAACCTATAAGTATCAGATGCCTGGCGAGGCAGAAGCCCCTCAGGATGAAGTATTATTGTTTGATTTCAATGCAAAAACCTATAAAAAACTAAGTGTTGCTGCATTCAAAGATCAGAGTATTTCGGTTTGGAGTAAACCAGTTTTAAATAAAGACCGCGATAACGAATTCCGTCCATCAGTTTGGTTGGGTAACGACAGCCACTTCTATTTTTCGCGTACCAGCCGCGATTTAAAACGCATTGACATTGGTACAGTTGATATCGCCACAGGTAAAGTTACCCCTATAATCGATGAACGTTTTAATACTTATGTTGAAGTAAACCGCCCTGGTTTGGTAAACGATGGTAAAGAGCTGATCCATTGGAGCGAGCGTGATGGCTGGGCGCATTTTTATCTTTTTGATGAAAATGGTAAACTGAAGAACCAGATCACAAAAGGAGCTTTTCACTGCGAAAGTATTGTAAACATCGACGAGAAAAAGCGTGTGCTTTATTTTACTGCAAATGGGAGGGAAGGGAAAGAAGATCCTTACTATTTGCATTTATACAGCATTAATTTTGATGGTTCGAACATGAAGTTATTAAACGCGGGCGATTTTGATCATGCCAGTAACATGAACGATAACAATTCTTTCTTTGTTGATAACTACTCGAGGGTAAATACGGCGCCAAAATCTACTTTGTATGATGGTTCTGGTAAAAAAGTAATGGAACTCGAAACTACCGATATTTCTTTGCTGGTAGCTGCCGGTTATAAATTTCCTGAGCCGTTTAAAGTAAAGGCTGATGATGGGATTACCGATTTATATGGCGTAATGTATAAACCTTTTGATTTCGATCCGAATAAAAAATATCCGATTATTGAGTATGTGTATCCAGGCCCACAAACAGAGGCGGTTAATAAAGCTTTTAGCAAAAGCATGGACCGCACCGAGCGCCTGGCACAATTTGGCTACATCGTAATCACAGTAGGTAACCGCGGTGGTAATCCTTCGCGTTCCAAATGGTACCATACTTACGGTTATGGAAACCTGCGCGATTACGGTTTAGCTGATAAGAAAACGGCTGTTGAGCAACTGGCCTCAAAATATGCTTTCATTGATGATACTAGAGTGGGCATTACAGGGCACTCTGGCGGTGGATTCATGTCTACAGCTGCAATGTTGGTTTACCCCGATTTCTTTAAAGCTGCTGTATCTAATGCCGGAAATCACGATAACAGCATTTACAACCGTTGGTGGAGTGAGAAACATCATGGTGTAAAAGAAACCATTTCTTTGAAAGGCGATACTTCATTTAAATATAGCATCGATAAAAACCCTGATTTGGCGAAGAACCTTAAGGGCCATTTATTGCTGATGCACGGTGATGTTGATAACAACGTGCACCCTGCAAACTCAATCCGTGTGGCTAATGCTTTAATGAAAGCTGGCAAACGTTTCGATTTTCTGCTAATTCCGGGGCAACGCCATGCTTTTGGCGATATGACAGAATATGCGTTCTGGAAACTGGCTGATCATTTTAACAAATATTTAATCGGTGATTTTTCAACCCCAAGTGATGTTGACCTGGTAGAAATGGACCGCGATATTGAACAGAACGGGAAGTAA